In the genome of Hyphobacterium sp. CCMP332, one region contains:
- a CDS encoding bacteriorhodopsin, with the protein MEHLFLAEIVSIPKDDPVAFTFFTGYMAMFAASVFFFFERGRVDGKWKTSLLVSGLITGIAAVHYYYMRDVYAMTGENPTALRYIDWTLTVPLMCVEFYLLTKPAGAKISLLWKLIVASAWMLVTGYIGEAFTDGSTSHSVTWGVLSTIGYVYILYTAWAGEVKKLADQSGNPTVVKGIRTLAWFVLVGWAIYPIGYMCMPGGWLNVGLGWESTNVDLFYNIADAINKIGFGLVVYSIAISDSKPSTSTA; encoded by the coding sequence ATGGAACATTTATTCTTGGCAGAAATCGTTTCGATACCAAAGGACGATCCTGTAGCATTTACATTTTTCACAGGTTACATGGCGATGTTCGCCGCATCTGTGTTTTTCTTTTTTGAAAGAGGAAGAGTTGACGGAAAGTGGAAAACATCACTTTTGGTATCCGGTTTAATTACCGGAATCGCAGCCGTACACTATTATTACATGAGAGATGTGTACGCAATGACAGGAGAAAACCCAACGGCACTTAGATATATAGACTGGACATTGACTGTGCCCTTAATGTGCGTGGAATTCTACCTACTAACTAAACCTGCAGGAGCGAAAATTAGTCTTTTGTGGAAATTAATCGTGGCTTCAGCATGGATGTTGGTAACAGGATATATCGGCGAAGCATTTACCGACGGATCTACATCCCACTCTGTTACATGGGGTGTGTTATCAACAATAGGTTATGTATACATTCTATACACCGCCTGGGCAGGTGAAGTTAAAAAACTAGCTGATCAATCTGGAAATCCTACGGTTGTTAAGGGAATTAGAACTTTGGCCTGGTTTGTTCTTGTAGGATGGGCGATCTACCCTATCGGTTACATGTGTATGCCAGGTGGATGGTTAAATGTTGGATTAGGTTGGGAATCTACCAATGTTGATTTATTCTATAATATTGCAGATGCCATTAATAAAATAGGATTTGGTCTTGTTGTATATAGCATAGCAATTAGCGACAGCAAACCAAGTACGTCAACTGCCTGA
- a CDS encoding cystathionine gamma-synthase family protein: MKKVDNMHPESLMMSFGYDPKLSEGAVKCPIFLTSTFAFNSAEEGKAFFEISYGLREQMPNEKLGLIYSRLNNPDLEILENRLCLWDKAESCAVFESGMSAITTVMLEFLKPGDLLLHSNPVYGGTDHFINHFLPEYKINVMGFRHGDERSNLEDMLNKSGNSGNLAMVYIETPANPTNEIIDIQACVELAQKYSTEDKKVLVVVDNTYMGPIWQHPLDLGADAIVYSATKYIGGHSDLIAGAVLGNADIISRVKTLRTFLGNMAGPYTGWLLLRSLETLKIRMDKQCENAQKVAHFLKEHKKVNAVHYLGLIDKNHRDYELSRKQCSAPGAMISFEVYGGEKEAFQLLNKLKMIKLAVSLGGTESLAEHPATMTHAGIEKEHQLEIGIKPNLIRISIGIEHHEDIINDLAQALEI, translated from the coding sequence ATGAAAAAGGTCGATAACATGCATCCCGAGAGTCTGATGATGAGTTTTGGTTATGATCCAAAACTCTCCGAAGGCGCAGTCAAATGTCCTATTTTTCTAACTTCCACTTTTGCATTTAATTCAGCCGAGGAGGGTAAAGCCTTTTTTGAAATCTCCTATGGATTAAGAGAACAAATGCCCAATGAGAAATTAGGATTAATATATAGCAGGTTGAACAATCCCGACCTGGAGATTCTTGAAAACAGGTTATGTTTATGGGATAAAGCAGAATCCTGTGCTGTATTTGAAAGTGGTATGTCCGCCATTACAACGGTTATGCTTGAATTTCTAAAACCCGGTGATCTGCTCTTGCATAGCAATCCCGTTTATGGAGGAACAGATCATTTTATCAATCATTTTCTTCCGGAGTACAAAATCAATGTTATGGGATTTCGTCATGGTGATGAAAGAAGCAATTTGGAAGACATGCTGAATAAATCAGGCAATTCAGGAAACCTGGCAATGGTATATATTGAAACACCGGCCAATCCAACCAATGAAATAATTGATATTCAGGCTTGTGTGGAATTGGCTCAAAAATATAGCACTGAGGATAAAAAAGTGCTTGTGGTCGTAGACAATACCTATATGGGCCCTATTTGGCAACATCCCTTGGATTTGGGTGCCGATGCTATTGTATATTCAGCCACTAAGTATATTGGAGGACATAGTGATTTAATAGCAGGTGCAGTACTTGGCAATGCAGATATTATTAGCAGAGTAAAAACCTTGAGAACATTCCTCGGTAATATGGCCGGGCCGTATACAGGCTGGCTCCTACTCAGAAGTTTGGAAACTCTAAAAATACGGATGGACAAACAATGCGAAAATGCCCAAAAAGTTGCTCATTTTTTAAAGGAACACAAAAAAGTAAATGCGGTCCATTATCTTGGCTTAATCGATAAAAATCACCGCGATTATGAGCTATCGAGAAAACAATGCAGCGCACCCGGCGCCATGATATCATTTGAAGTATATGGAGGCGAAAAAGAGGCCTTTCAATTACTCAATAAATTAAAGATGATAAAATTAGCGGTAAGTTTAGGAGGTACAGAAAGCCTGGCCGAGCACCCGGCAACCATGACTCATGCGGGAATTGAGAAAGAACATCAATTGGAAATTGGAATTAAACCAAATCTTATAAGAATATCAATTGGCATTGAACATCATGAGGATATTATAAACGATCTTGCACAGGCACTGGAAATTTAA
- a CDS encoding PorP/SprF family type IX secretion system membrane protein: MLFKNISRSLTIILVISLNAFAQDLQRSQYYAIPMELNPAYIGTSKFFSAFINYRVQYPSLENEFISYNFSGDYHIKNTNSGVGLSINDDNFGDGIVRSSSFSTMFSTGVELNQKYSLRFGLKAGLIVRSIGFSDLIYADQLDASGNVSGPSSENFEDFGRKTMASVGSGAVLFHENFWIGVVGDHLNNPDQSFITNESKLPAKFVFHGGYKFAFINANGRVKKGLKEVSLSPMMQYKLQGPSHQWDIGAHLIAEPVIFGVWYRGIPLPSFERSDILNQDAIIFIAGLKMDEFRFSYSYDLGIGPLYNSNGGAHEITLSLRFGFYKWGIIKSYPKMLPMPIL; the protein is encoded by the coding sequence ATGTTGTTTAAAAATATAAGCAGAAGTTTAACCATCATTCTGGTAATTTCTTTGAATGCCTTTGCACAGGATTTGCAACGATCTCAATATTATGCCATTCCGATGGAATTAAACCCTGCTTATATAGGAACGTCGAAGTTTTTCTCGGCATTTATAAACTACAGAGTACAATACCCATCGCTGGAAAACGAATTTATTTCTTATAATTTCAGCGGTGATTATCATATTAAAAACACCAATAGTGGTGTTGGTCTCAGCATAAATGATGATAATTTTGGAGATGGAATAGTAAGGTCAAGTTCATTTTCCACAATGTTTTCAACCGGTGTAGAATTAAATCAAAAGTATTCCCTCCGCTTCGGACTCAAAGCAGGGCTAATCGTAAGAAGTATAGGTTTTTCAGACCTGATATATGCTGATCAGCTCGATGCTTCCGGAAATGTTTCAGGGCCGAGCTCGGAAAATTTTGAAGATTTTGGAAGAAAAACAATGGCAAGTGTGGGAAGTGGTGCCGTATTATTTCATGAAAATTTTTGGATAGGAGTTGTCGGCGACCATTTGAATAATCCCGATCAAAGTTTTATTACCAATGAATCAAAATTACCAGCTAAATTCGTTTTTCATGGAGGTTATAAATTCGCATTCATCAATGCTAACGGAAGAGTAAAAAAAGGTCTGAAAGAAGTGAGCTTAAGCCCTATGATGCAATACAAATTGCAAGGTCCGAGTCATCAATGGGATATTGGCGCGCATTTGATAGCAGAACCGGTGATTTTTGGGGTCTGGTATCGCGGCATACCACTTCCGAGTTTTGAAAGATCAGATATTCTTAATCAGGATGCAATCATTTTTATTGCGGGTTTGAAAATGGATGAATTTCGTTTTTCATATAGCTATGACCTTGGGATAGGGCCCCTTTATAACAGCAATGGAGGAGCTCATGAGATCACCTTATCACTGCGTTTTGGGTTTTATAAATGGGGAATTATCAAATCCTATCCAAAAATGCTTCCAATGCCAATTCTTTAA
- a CDS encoding HD domain-containing protein produces MNFSSKLNQDAIFQTISDCAEDLKFETYVVGGFPRDLILDRNCTDLDFVCVGSGIDLAKAVKSKLKGSSKVQIYKNFGTAKINWKNFDLEFVGARKESYDRNSRNPVVEDGSLEDDQNRRDFTINAMAISLNTSDYGELIDPFKGLDDLKRKIIKTPLDPEITFSDDPLRMMRAVRFASQLNFDIASDTFEGIINNKNRISIVSFERVSVELNKIIESPKPSYGFKLLDSCGLLELIFPEMIALKGTETKKGKSHKDNFYHTLQVLDNVAKNTDNLWLRWAAILHDIAKPATKRFDKNAGWTFHGHEDLGSRMVPGIFRKLKLPLNEKMKYVQKLVRLHLRPIPLVRDEISDSALRRLLFEAGDDIDDLLALCRADITSKNESRKKRYLNNLDIVSEKLKEVEEKDKLRNFQPPISGQDIMKTFNIGPSPEIGKIKTAVREAILDGEIQNNKQEALKLMYKLGNELGLKSHVQE; encoded by the coding sequence ATGAATTTCAGTTCAAAATTAAATCAGGATGCCATTTTTCAAACAATTTCAGATTGTGCTGAGGATTTAAAATTTGAAACATACGTTGTTGGAGGTTTTCCGCGTGATCTGATATTGGACAGAAATTGTACCGATCTTGATTTTGTATGTGTTGGAAGTGGTATAGATCTGGCTAAAGCCGTAAAAAGCAAATTAAAAGGATCCTCAAAAGTGCAGATATATAAAAATTTTGGCACTGCTAAAATCAACTGGAAGAATTTTGATCTTGAATTTGTAGGGGCGCGGAAAGAGTCTTACGATCGGAATTCCAGAAATCCCGTCGTAGAAGATGGCAGTCTGGAAGATGATCAAAACAGAAGGGATTTTACTATCAATGCCATGGCCATTTCCTTAAACACATCGGATTATGGTGAATTGATTGATCCTTTTAAAGGTCTAGATGATCTTAAGAGAAAGATTATAAAAACACCCCTTGATCCTGAAATCACATTCTCTGATGATCCATTGAGAATGATGCGTGCCGTACGTTTTGCCAGCCAATTAAATTTTGATATAGCCTCTGATACATTTGAGGGAATAATTAATAATAAGAATCGAATTTCAATCGTCTCATTTGAAAGAGTTTCGGTTGAACTAAATAAAATTATTGAAAGCCCTAAGCCCTCTTATGGATTCAAACTTCTGGATTCCTGTGGATTGCTTGAACTAATATTTCCGGAAATGATTGCCTTAAAAGGTACTGAAACTAAAAAAGGTAAGTCTCACAAGGATAACTTTTATCATACATTACAGGTACTAGACAATGTAGCAAAAAATACTGATAATTTATGGCTTCGATGGGCAGCCATACTGCATGATATTGCTAAACCGGCTACAAAAAGATTTGATAAAAATGCGGGATGGACTTTTCACGGACATGAAGATTTGGGTTCCAGGATGGTTCCTGGCATATTTAGAAAATTAAAATTGCCTCTAAATGAAAAAATGAAATACGTGCAAAAGCTGGTCCGTTTACATCTGAGGCCTATTCCTTTGGTCCGCGATGAAATATCTGATTCTGCTTTGAGGCGTCTATTGTTTGAGGCTGGTGATGATATTGATGATTTATTGGCACTTTGTCGTGCTGATATAACCTCAAAAAACGAATCGCGTAAGAAAAGATATTTGAATAACCTTGATATTGTTAGCGAAAAGCTAAAAGAGGTAGAAGAGAAAGATAAATTGAGAAATTTTCAACCTCCAATTAGTGGACAGGACATAATGAAAACCTTTAATATTGGACCCTCTCCTGAAATTGGAAAAATTAAAACTGCGGTTCGTGAAGCAATTTTGGATGGAGAAATACAAAACAATAAACAGGAAGCTTTAAAATTGATGTACAAACTGGGTAATGAATTGGGTTTAAAGTCTCATGTACAGGAATAA
- a CDS encoding PAS domain-containing sensor histidine kinase — translation MQKNISEINSSVFTSIFNNTVGPENSLTSFANTLPNIVWITDKYGKMQYCNDYGLKYLGIENSEISDEEWASTVHPAEIESIKLLWNEATANKKAFTNTQRHKNKSGDYQWFKVSANPFFDESGEIKNWIGISINIDEEIRSSEELKAANTRLDLSIRNSKSGIWDWDLKKDVIVYNDNWWEMLGFKKGDLEENTAIWERLLHEDDKKKALQTLDDHIKGKTEFYESIYRLKTKSNEWLWIYDTGRVIDRGANGEALRFIGMQQDFTSRKFHEDFIKRSESNMRILAESAQTLMELRSQDEIREHCVDEIYKYIGGRGIVTYTSYEDGGKRWRIIKIKGYSTLLKKISSLLGKPIEGLSGPTDRQSLDTKTSGKLVSYKPNIPVVLKGVIGKALIQALKGIVNLEKIYAIGIAKNTFVHGNIAIIPKDVNLELDHNFIETIVYQTASALERKEIEEKIIMQNRELSDLNSEMDLVIKGLSHDLKAPINTAKGLLDLAEDESNAEFNTELKSNLQKSLNRLDDITNDLLGMVYNHRSSLEKTKINIKKIIEEVIENQENESGFSDSEWNIEVEQKADFYLDTKRIKLILRNLFSNSIKYRDKNKSKNIIEIKAICKNDYLKIHVKDNGIGMKKEQLAKVFDMFYRADHSTRGIGLGLHIIKQTVQKLDGTIEINSVYQEGTEIIFSIPNMGK, via the coding sequence TTGCAAAAGAATATATCAGAAATCAACAGTTCGGTGTTTACTTCAATATTTAATAATACCGTAGGCCCTGAAAACAGCCTAACCAGTTTTGCTAATACTCTTCCAAACATTGTTTGGATAACGGATAAATATGGCAAGATGCAGTATTGCAATGATTATGGATTAAAATACCTCGGGATTGAAAATTCTGAAATCTCTGATGAAGAATGGGCCTCTACTGTTCATCCGGCTGAAATTGAGTCAATTAAGCTATTATGGAACGAAGCTACCGCAAATAAAAAAGCATTCACCAATACACAAAGACATAAAAACAAGTCAGGGGATTACCAGTGGTTTAAAGTTAGTGCAAATCCATTTTTTGATGAATCCGGAGAGATTAAAAACTGGATTGGAATCAGCATCAACATTGACGAAGAAATTCGTTCAAGTGAGGAATTAAAAGCAGCAAATACCAGATTAGATCTCAGTATCCGAAACAGCAAGTCCGGAATTTGGGATTGGGATTTAAAAAAGGATGTCATCGTGTACAATGATAACTGGTGGGAGATGCTTGGTTTTAAAAAGGGTGACTTAGAAGAAAACACCGCCATTTGGGAACGATTATTACATGAAGATGATAAGAAAAAAGCACTTCAAACCCTGGATGATCATATAAAAGGGAAAACTGAATTTTATGAATCGATTTATCGACTCAAAACCAAATCCAATGAATGGCTTTGGATTTATGATACAGGGCGTGTTATAGACAGAGGTGCCAATGGTGAGGCTTTGCGTTTTATTGGGATGCAGCAAGATTTTACATCACGTAAATTTCACGAAGATTTTATTAAACGAAGTGAATCCAACATGCGAATTCTGGCCGAATCCGCCCAAACTTTAATGGAGCTGCGTTCTCAAGATGAAATAAGAGAACATTGCGTTGATGAAATTTATAAATACATAGGAGGCCGTGGAATTGTAACCTATACTTCGTATGAGGATGGGGGTAAAAGATGGAGAATAATAAAAATCAAAGGTTACTCGACTCTTCTTAAAAAAATAAGTAGTTTATTAGGAAAACCAATCGAAGGATTATCAGGACCCACGGATAGACAATCATTGGATACAAAAACATCCGGAAAACTTGTTTCATATAAACCCAATATACCTGTTGTATTAAAAGGTGTAATTGGAAAGGCCTTGATACAAGCCTTAAAAGGGATAGTGAATCTTGAAAAGATCTATGCTATCGGAATTGCTAAAAACACTTTTGTACATGGAAATATTGCCATCATTCCAAAAGATGTAAATCTGGAATTAGATCATAATTTTATTGAGACAATTGTTTACCAAACAGCTTCAGCACTCGAAAGAAAAGAAATAGAGGAAAAAATTATTATGCAAAACAGGGAGCTCTCTGACTTAAATAGCGAAATGGATCTGGTAATTAAAGGATTATCCCATGACCTCAAAGCACCTATAAATACTGCAAAAGGATTGTTAGACCTTGCTGAGGATGAATCCAATGCCGAATTTAATACTGAATTAAAATCCAATTTGCAAAAAAGTCTTAACAGACTGGATGATATCACCAATGATCTCCTGGGAATGGTATACAACCATCGTAGCTCGCTGGAAAAAACCAAAATCAATATTAAAAAAATAATTGAAGAGGTTATAGAGAACCAGGAAAACGAATCTGGTTTTAGTGATTCTGAATGGAATATTGAAGTTGAGCAAAAGGCAGATTTCTACCTGGATACTAAAAGAATCAAACTAATTCTTAGAAATTTATTTAGCAATAGCATTAAATATCGCGACAAAAACAAATCAAAAAATATAATCGAAATTAAAGCAATTTGTAAAAATGATTATTTAAAAATTCACGTTAAAGACAATGGCATTGGGATGAAAAAAGAGCAGTTGGCAAAAGTATTTGATATGTTTTACAGAGCGGACCATTCTACAAGAGGAATAGGTTTGGGCTTGCATATAATAAAACAAACGGTGCAAAAACTGGATGGTACTATCGAAATAAATTCTGTTTATCAGGAAGGCACTGAAATTATTTTTTCTATACCAAATATGGGGAAATAA
- a CDS encoding dihydrofolate reductase, producing MLKYILIGLICISLFACEQKQENVTEEPEIKLNSFEYKADRFADIQILRYKVPGFDQLTLKQKKLVYYLSQAALSGRDIFYDQNYKHNIRFRKTIENIVKHYSRDRNSDLFQRFMIWAKRVWFSSGIHHHYAFNKFKPGFTAEEFARLIVDSQHPDFPTMPDENGQMYIDNMSKLLFEDEDNLIKKNQAVKDMVSGSAVNFYENVTQKEVEDYYASISKPGEKRPIAYGLNSKVVKEEGEVFEKKWMIGGMYSDALEKMVYWLDKAKDVAENETQAEGLELLIEYYKTGDLKTWDAYNVVWVSDTNSVVDYIHGFIEVYDDPLGYKGSYESVVAIKDFEMSKRMAALSKNAQYFEDNSSIMEVHKKDTVKGVSYRVINVVMEAGSAAPSTPIGINLPNSNWIRKEHGSKSVSLGNIKEAYEQMGSSLEEFAWDEAQLERGKKFGSVAGKMHTALHEVIGHASGQLEEGVLTPKETLKNYTSPLEEARADLVALYFIMDQKLVDLDLIPSLEVGKAQYDGYLRNGLMLQLRRIEPGQEIQQSHMRNRQAISKWVYERGAEENVVEIKLKEGKSFVVINDYEKLRELFGELLREIQRIKSQGDYEAGMAFIENYGVKVDENMHDEVLSRYEKLNMAPYSGFIQPRLEALMEGEEIIDVKISYPSDFVEQMLYYGEEYAFLPYYN from the coding sequence ATGCTTAAATATATTTTAATAGGATTAATATGTATTTCATTATTTGCCTGCGAGCAAAAGCAGGAAAATGTAACAGAGGAGCCGGAAATAAAGCTCAATTCATTTGAATACAAGGCCGATCGCTTTGCTGATATTCAAATACTTAGGTATAAGGTACCCGGATTTGATCAATTGACATTAAAGCAAAAAAAGCTGGTTTATTATTTATCTCAAGCCGCGTTGAGTGGCAGGGATATTTTTTACGATCAAAATTATAAGCACAATATTAGGTTCAGAAAGACCATTGAAAATATTGTCAAGCATTATAGCCGAGACCGCAATTCTGATTTGTTTCAAAGATTTATGATATGGGCCAAAAGAGTATGGTTTAGCAGCGGAATTCATCATCACTATGCTTTCAATAAGTTTAAACCGGGTTTTACAGCTGAAGAATTTGCCAGGCTCATTGTGGACAGTCAACATCCGGATTTTCCGACAATGCCAGATGAGAATGGTCAAATGTATATTGACAATATGTCAAAACTCCTGTTTGAAGATGAGGACAATCTGATAAAAAAGAATCAAGCTGTAAAAGATATGGTATCCGGATCTGCAGTTAATTTTTACGAAAATGTTACACAAAAGGAAGTTGAAGACTATTATGCTTCAATTTCAAAACCAGGAGAAAAAAGACCGATTGCTTATGGGTTGAATTCAAAAGTTGTCAAAGAAGAGGGAGAGGTTTTTGAGAAAAAATGGATGATCGGAGGCATGTATTCTGATGCCCTGGAAAAAATGGTATACTGGCTGGATAAAGCTAAGGATGTAGCAGAAAATGAAACACAAGCTGAAGGCCTGGAATTACTGATAGAATATTATAAAACCGGAGATTTAAAAACTTGGGATGCATATAATGTTGTTTGGGTAAGTGATACCAATTCTGTGGTTGACTATATCCATGGATTTATTGAAGTATATGATGATCCGCTTGGATACAAAGGATCTTATGAATCCGTTGTTGCAATAAAAGATTTTGAAATGAGTAAAAGGATGGCGGCACTTTCAAAAAATGCACAATATTTTGAAGACAATTCGAGTATCATGGAGGTTCACAAAAAAGATACTGTTAAAGGTGTTTCTTACAGGGTGATCAATGTTGTAATGGAAGCAGGAAGTGCTGCACCATCAACGCCTATTGGGATCAACTTGCCAAATTCAAATTGGATCAGAAAGGAGCACGGTTCAAAATCAGTATCTCTGGGAAATATAAAGGAGGCCTATGAACAAATGGGGAGTTCATTGGAGGAATTTGCCTGGGATGAAGCTCAACTAGAACGAGGCAAAAAATTTGGTTCCGTCGCAGGTAAAATGCATACTGCCCTACACGAAGTAATAGGTCATGCCAGCGGACAACTTGAAGAGGGTGTTTTGACACCCAAAGAAACACTTAAAAACTACACATCTCCTTTAGAGGAGGCAAGAGCGGATTTAGTGGCCTTGTATTTTATAATGGATCAAAAACTTGTTGATCTGGATTTAATTCCTTCATTGGAAGTTGGGAAAGCACAATACGATGGCTATTTGAGAAATGGTCTGATGTTGCAGCTGAGAAGAATCGAACCGGGTCAGGAAATTCAGCAAAGTCATATGAGAAACAGGCAGGCGATATCAAAATGGGTATATGAAAGAGGGGCAGAGGAAAACGTAGTTGAGATTAAATTGAAGGAAGGCAAATCATTTGTAGTAATAAATGACTATGAAAAACTTCGCGAATTATTTGGTGAGTTGCTTCGGGAAATTCAAAGAATTAAAAGTCAGGGCGATTATGAGGCCGGAATGGCTTTTATAGAAAATTATGGCGTGAAAGTAGATGAGAATATGCACGATGAAGTTTTAAGTCGCTATGAAAAATTAAATATGGCACCCTATTCTGGTTTTATTCAGCCGAGACTTGAAGCTCTTATGGAAGGCGAAGAAATAATCGATGTTAAAATCTCTTATCCGAGCGATTTTGTAGAACAAATGTTGTATTACGGTGAAGAGTATGCTTTTTTACCTTATTATAACTAG
- a CDS encoding TfoX/Sxy family protein, producing the protein MPFDEYLSERIQRVLDSKNQKYETKKMFGGICFMVNDKMCIGVIKNDLMARVDPEENDKLVKKNGARPMDFTKRPMKGYIYVEPKGIDNDQDLEYWINQCLIYNPKAKSSKK; encoded by the coding sequence ATGCCTTTCGACGAATACTTGTCAGAAAGAATCCAAAGAGTTTTGGATTCCAAAAATCAAAAATACGAAACAAAAAAGATGTTTGGTGGAATTTGCTTTATGGTCAATGATAAAATGTGCATTGGTGTTATTAAAAATGATCTGATGGCAAGAGTTGATCCTGAAGAAAATGATAAACTGGTTAAAAAAAATGGGGCAAGACCAATGGACTTCACCAAAAGGCCAATGAAAGGCTATATTTATGTAGAGCCAAAAGGTATTGACAATGACCAGGATTTGGAATATTGGATAAATCAATGTCTTATTTATAATCCTAAAGCCAAATCATCAAAAAAATAA
- a CDS encoding DUF4199 domain-containing protein produces MLKKYAIELKWGIIFFAVTILWMVLEKVSGLHGDLISEHPIYTNLFAIPAIIIYVLALKEKRDRSLNGKMTWVEGLITGTIISGIVAALSPLAQLIIHLYLSPEYFENAINYAIENGKMSEEDAEGYFNLRSYIWQSVGGAMVMGVITSAIVAAFLKKKSD; encoded by the coding sequence ATGTTAAAAAAGTATGCCATAGAGTTAAAATGGGGAATTATCTTTTTCGCTGTCACAATACTTTGGATGGTGCTGGAAAAAGTTTCCGGATTGCACGGCGATCTAATTTCCGAACATCCTATTTATACCAATTTATTTGCAATACCTGCGATCATCATTTATGTACTCGCATTAAAAGAAAAAAGAGATCGATCACTTAATGGAAAAATGACCTGGGTGGAAGGTTTGATTACCGGTACTATTATTTCAGGAATCGTAGCGGCACTATCACCACTTGCCCAACTAATAATACATTTGTACTTGTCGCCGGAATATTTTGAGAATGCCATTAACTATGCAATTGAAAATGGGAAAATGAGTGAGGAAGATGCAGAAGGCTATTTTAATCTACGAAGTTACATTTGGCAAAGCGTTGGTGGTGCAATGGTAATGGGAGTGATAACATCAGCAATTGTCGCGGCATTTTTAAAAAAGAAGTCTGATTAA
- a CDS encoding VOC family protein encodes MKTLNPYIMFNGNAREAMGFYSKCFGGRLEIKDYNEVPEMKVDEKDLNKVMHAALYTENAVIMGCDDLRLGKSKLNRNIQLSIDCISESELTRYFFVLAENGDITMPLQDTFWGARFGKVTDQFGVKWMLSYERH; translated from the coding sequence ATGAAAACACTTAATCCTTACATCATGTTTAACGGAAATGCCCGAGAGGCGATGGGGTTCTATTCAAAATGTTTTGGTGGCAGACTTGAAATTAAAGACTATAATGAGGTTCCTGAAATGAAAGTTGATGAAAAGGATCTAAATAAAGTCATGCATGCAGCCTTATATACTGAAAATGCGGTGATTATGGGATGTGATGATCTGAGACTCGGAAAATCAAAACTTAATCGCAATATCCAATTATCAATTGATTGTATTTCAGAATCAGAATTAACGAGGTATTTTTTCGTTTTGGCGGAAAATGGAGATATAACTATGCCACTTCAGGATACATTTTGGGGAGCCAGATTTGGAAAGGTCACCGATCAATTTGGAGTTAAATGGATGCTGAGCTACGAAAGGCACTAA
- a CDS encoding flavodoxin family protein, whose product MDFKGLKACYINCTLKKTPDMSHTEGLMKKSMAIMKKEGVDVDYLRFVDHHIAYGVYPDMKVHGWEKDEWPELFDRMFKADILIIGSPIWLGEKSSIATKLVERLYSMSGMQNEKGQYKFYGKVGGCVITGNEDGIKHCAMSLLYAMQHVGYSIPPQADCGWIGEAGPGPSYMDEESNAQNNDFTNRNMTFMTYNLMHLAKILNSTGGYPPIGNSRKDWDKGKRWAFENPEYR is encoded by the coding sequence ATGGATTTTAAAGGATTAAAAGCCTGCTATATAAACTGCACTTTAAAAAAGACCCCCGATATGAGCCATACTGAAGGACTGATGAAAAAATCAATGGCCATAATGAAAAAGGAAGGAGTTGATGTAGATTATTTGAGGTTTGTGGATCACCATATTGCCTACGGAGTTTATCCGGATATGAAAGTACACGGCTGGGAAAAAGATGAATGGCCGGAATTGTTCGATCGTATGTTCAAAGCTGACATTCTAATTATTGGAAGTCCGATATGGTTGGGAGAAAAATCTTCTATTGCAACCAAATTAGTCGAGCGACTCTATTCTATGAGTGGAATGCAAAATGAAAAAGGCCAATACAAATTTTATGGAAAAGTAGGAGGCTGTGTAATTACGGGCAATGAAGACGGAATCAAACACTGTGCTATGAGTCTGCTTTATGCCATGCAACATGTTGGCTATAGCATTCCACCTCAAGCAGATTGTGGATGGATAGGGGAAGCCGGACCGGGCCCTAGTTATATGGATGAAGAATCAAATGCTCAAAACAATGATTTTACCAATCGAAATATGACCTTTATGACCTATAATCTTATGCATTTAGCTAAAATTTTAAATTCAACCGGAGGTTATCCTCCCATCGGAAATAGCAGAAAAGATTGGGATAAAGGCAAGCGATGGGCCTTTGAAAATCCCGAATATCGTTAA